Proteins found in one Pseudodesulfovibrio sp. S3 genomic segment:
- a CDS encoding Rid family detoxifying hydrolase, whose protein sequence is MEFINDKNAPAPLGHYTDAIRSGNTLYLSGQGPFGKSGELVGTNIAEQTEQAMQNLESLLDSAGLSIKNVVKASVYLANWDDFAGYNEVYKKYMGDHKPARATVEVSHIAMGALIEMVFTAEFS, encoded by the coding sequence ATGGAATTCATTAACGACAAGAATGCTCCGGCCCCATTGGGTCACTATACGGATGCGATCCGAAGCGGCAACACGCTCTACCTTTCGGGCCAGGGGCCTTTTGGAAAGTCCGGTGAATTGGTTGGGACGAATATTGCGGAGCAAACCGAGCAGGCCATGCAAAACTTGGAATCACTTCTGGATTCAGCCGGCCTGAGTATAAAAAACGTGGTCAAAGCCTCGGTCTACCTTGCCAATTGGGACGATTTCGCAGGGTATAATGAGGTCTACAAGAAATACATGGGCGATCACAAACCGGCGCGTGCCACCGTTGAAGTGAGCCATATTGCCATGGGCGCACTCATTGAAATGGTATTTACGGCAGAATTCTCTTAA
- a CDS encoding acetate--CoA ligase, whose protein sequence is MSDLNPLFRPKSVALIGASSDPKKYGYWTAKGLIDSKFTGDLYFISRTAAADILGKKPYASISDVPGPVDMAIVGISPKYILPVIQECADKGVKALVVVATGFGETGAEGKELEKKIVAIAKKTGMRIQGPNCMGIFSSPVHLNASTIDLADGPMGLVLQSGNFGIDINFNAKTRGIGYSGWASIGNQMDLRFADFVEYLGQDEATRVVMMYMEGLRVASVDDGRNFLKNARVATLKKPLAAIKIGRSQAGARAAASHTGSLAGSERIFDAALNQAGVVRVETPQELLDVGEAFSRCKKPKGNRIAILTDGGGHGVMATDMAEPLGLDAFVLSEETQEKLRAILMPHCPIKNPVDLAGTPEHDMWVFDRCAEVLLADPEVDGLVIAGLYGGYCDFSEEFRQLEMDVAKSLVERANNSDKPVLMHSMYYAQQPESLTYIRKHGFPVYGSIDSAMRAMGALVGFNSRQEKIKEEIAATPPQLPEDRTAKVNAIFKTVRSQNRVNLVETEAREVLRAYGFDLPGHLLAASADEAARLFTQMGADKVVMKIVSPDILHKTDAGGVILHVDSEAKAREAYDQLIANGKEYNASADVFGVMLTPMLPGGVECIIGSSYDSTFGPAVMFGLGGIFVEVLKDVAFRVAPVNAPEANRMVREIKGYPILTGVRGQAGVNVPALVEAISRLSYMVDELSEVAEVDLNPVFATANGIDVVDARIVLQPTDNK, encoded by the coding sequence ATGTCAGATTTGAATCCTCTTTTTCGGCCCAAGAGCGTAGCGCTCATCGGCGCTTCGTCGGATCCGAAAAAATACGGGTACTGGACCGCCAAGGGCTTGATTGACAGCAAGTTCACCGGTGACCTGTACTTCATATCAAGAACTGCCGCTGCAGATATTCTGGGCAAAAAACCGTATGCCAGTATTTCAGATGTTCCTGGTCCGGTAGACATGGCCATCGTTGGTATTTCTCCCAAATATATTCTGCCGGTTATTCAGGAGTGCGCCGACAAGGGCGTGAAGGCCCTGGTTGTGGTCGCCACCGGCTTCGGTGAGACAGGTGCTGAAGGGAAGGAACTGGAAAAGAAAATAGTCGCCATCGCCAAAAAGACGGGCATGCGGATCCAGGGTCCCAACTGCATGGGCATCTTCAGTTCGCCCGTCCATCTTAACGCCAGCACCATTGACCTGGCCGACGGCCCCATGGGGCTGGTGCTCCAGAGCGGCAACTTCGGCATTGATATCAACTTCAACGCCAAGACCCGCGGCATCGGCTACAGCGGATGGGCCAGCATCGGCAACCAAATGGACCTGCGTTTTGCCGACTTCGTGGAGTACCTCGGCCAGGACGAGGCCACGCGCGTGGTCATGATGTATATGGAAGGGTTGCGCGTCGCCTCAGTGGACGACGGCCGCAACTTCTTGAAGAATGCCCGCGTGGCAACACTCAAGAAGCCTCTGGCCGCCATCAAGATTGGCCGCAGCCAGGCGGGTGCCCGCGCCGCCGCTTCGCATACGGGGTCTCTGGCCGGCAGTGAGAGGATCTTTGACGCCGCCCTTAATCAGGCCGGAGTGGTTCGGGTGGAAACACCGCAGGAACTTCTGGATGTGGGCGAGGCCTTTTCCCGTTGCAAGAAGCCCAAGGGCAACCGCATTGCCATCCTTACCGATGGCGGTGGGCACGGTGTCATGGCCACGGATATGGCCGAGCCTCTCGGGCTGGATGCCTTTGTGCTCTCCGAGGAGACCCAGGAAAAGCTGCGTGCCATCCTCATGCCCCATTGCCCCATCAAGAACCCTGTCGACCTTGCGGGTACGCCCGAACACGACATGTGGGTGTTTGACCGCTGCGCTGAAGTGCTGCTGGCCGATCCCGAAGTGGACGGATTGGTCATTGCAGGACTGTACGGCGGCTATTGCGATTTCTCAGAGGAATTTCGCCAGTTGGAAATGGATGTGGCCAAGAGCCTGGTCGAGCGGGCGAACAATTCGGACAAGCCTGTGCTCATGCATTCCATGTACTACGCCCAGCAGCCCGAAAGCCTGACCTATATCCGCAAGCACGGCTTCCCTGTCTACGGTTCCATCGATTCTGCCATGCGGGCCATGGGCGCTTTGGTCGGTTTCAATAGCCGCCAGGAAAAGATCAAGGAGGAAATTGCCGCGACACCGCCGCAGCTTCCCGAGGATCGCACGGCCAAGGTCAACGCCATCTTCAAGACTGTTCGCTCCCAAAACAGAGTCAATCTGGTGGAGACCGAGGCTCGTGAAGTGTTGCGAGCCTATGGCTTCGACCTTCCGGGACACTTGCTCGCCGCCAGCGCGGACGAAGCAGCCAGGCTGTTCACCCAAATGGGTGCAGACAAGGTGGTTATGAAGATCGTCTCGCCCGACATCCTCCACAAGACCGATGCCGGCGGAGTTATTCTGCACGTTGACAGCGAGGCCAAGGCTCGGGAGGCCTATGACCAACTGATCGCCAACGGCAAGGAGTATAACGCTTCCGCCGATGTTTTCGGCGTGATGTTGACCCCCATGCTGCCCGGCGGCGTGGAATGCATCATCGGCAGCAGTTACGACAGCACCTTCGGACCTGCTGTCATGTTCGGCCTGGGCGGTATTTTCGTCGAGGTTCTCAAGGATGTGGCCTTTCGCGTTGCCCCCGTGAATGCTCCCGAAGCGAACCGCATGGTCCGCGAGATCAAGGGGTACCCGATTCTGACCGGAGTTCGCGGGCAGGCAGGGGTCAACGTGCCCGCCCTGGTGGAGGCTATCAGTCGGCTTTCGTATATGGTCGACGAGCTCAGTGAAGTGGCCGAGGTCGATTTGAACCCGGTGTTTGCAACAGCAAACGGCATTGACGTTGTGGATGCCAGAATCGTGTTGCAGCCTACAGATAACAAGTAA
- a CDS encoding 4Fe-4S binding protein — MSKKMKLHLIESVRCKSCGLCVDACPKQTLAIGTELNPQGYAYVVQVAPEKCIKCNVCRIVCPDVAIGVIEAN, encoded by the coding sequence ATGAGCAAGAAAATGAAACTGCATCTGATTGAGAGCGTGCGTTGCAAGTCTTGCGGCCTGTGTGTCGATGCTTGTCCCAAGCAAACCCTTGCCATCGGTACCGAGCTCAATCCGCAGGGCTATGCCTACGTGGTTCAGGTTGCTCCCGAAAAATGCATTAAATGCAATGTTTGCCGTATCGTCTGCCCCGATGTTGCCATTGGCGTCATTGAAGCGAACTAA
- a CDS encoding 2-oxoacid:acceptor oxidoreductase family protein translates to MKYKCAFSGSGGQGAALMAKLTCYAGIKEDKQVVMTQTYGVEQRGGDSTGFVVVSDTPIGNPIVESDADIGVAMSESIYQATLEGMKEGGVLFVNSSMVKKVLTRPEVTQVHLPVSGMAQDMGNVRVANIIMLGAVVKTTGMLGIDSVVAALTDAMGKKKAALLEINIQALNAGVAAAEKEACK, encoded by the coding sequence ATGAAGTATAAGTGTGCATTTTCAGGTTCCGGCGGTCAGGGTGCTGCGCTGATGGCAAAGCTCACCTGCTATGCCGGCATCAAAGAAGACAAGCAAGTGGTCATGACCCAGACTTACGGCGTTGAGCAGCGTGGCGGCGACTCCACGGGCTTTGTCGTTGTTTCCGACACCCCCATTGGCAACCCCATTGTCGAGTCCGACGCGGATATCGGTGTGGCCATGAGTGAAAGCATCTATCAGGCCACCTTGGAAGGCATGAAGGAAGGCGGGGTGCTGTTTGTAAACAGTTCCATGGTCAAGAAGGTGTTGACCCGCCCTGAGGTGACACAAGTGCATCTGCCTGTTTCCGGAATGGCCCAGGACATGGGGAATGTGCGTGTGGCCAATATCATCATGCTGGGTGCCGTGGTTAAAACCACCGGCATGTTGGGCATCGATTCCGTTGTTGCCGCTCTTACCGATGCCATGGGGAAAAAGAAAGCCGCTTTACTTGAAATCAATATCCAGGCCCTGAACGCCGGCGTTGCGGCTGCGGAAAAGGAGGCTTGCAAATGA
- a CDS encoding thiamine pyrophosphate-dependent enzyme, giving the protein MQTLADYYGETLKFDKLTSYCPGCGHGIVTRLVAETIESMGIREKTMSVVGIGCGGFSHHYLEVDAIEAIHGRAPATAIGYKVAMPDHVVFTYQGDGDTSAIGLHEIMHAANRGMPITCIMVNNSVFGMTGGQMSPTTIPGQVTTTSTKGRDVHIHGYPLLVPEMMRAMKGVAYLARETVVDVKSINRAAKSIRNAFECQVKGLGFAFVEVISPCPTGLHLSVPDAYAYAAKETLSYFKPQIFKNELEKSDEV; this is encoded by the coding sequence ATGCAGACATTAGCAGATTATTACGGCGAAACGCTGAAATTTGATAAGCTTACCAGTTATTGCCCGGGCTGTGGACACGGAATTGTCACCCGTCTGGTGGCCGAGACCATCGAATCCATGGGGATTCGGGAAAAAACCATGTCCGTGGTTGGCATCGGCTGCGGCGGTTTTTCGCACCACTATCTGGAAGTAGACGCCATTGAGGCCATACATGGACGTGCTCCGGCAACGGCTATTGGGTACAAGGTCGCTATGCCCGATCATGTCGTGTTCACTTACCAGGGTGACGGCGACACGAGCGCCATCGGCCTGCATGAAATCATGCATGCCGCCAACCGCGGTATGCCCATCACCTGCATCATGGTGAACAACTCCGTGTTCGGCATGACCGGTGGGCAGATGTCCCCGACGACCATTCCAGGACAGGTAACCACCACATCGACCAAAGGGCGAGATGTCCATATCCATGGCTATCCGCTGCTGGTGCCGGAGATGATGCGGGCAATGAAGGGCGTTGCCTACCTCGCCAGGGAAACCGTTGTTGACGTGAAGAGCATCAACAGGGCCGCCAAGAGTATCCGCAACGCCTTCGAGTGTCAGGTTAAGGGTTTGGGCTTCGCCTTCGTGGAAGTCATTTCGCCTTGTCCGACCGGACTCCACCTGTCGGTGCCCGACGCATACGCCTACGCCGCCAAAGAGACCCTCAGCTACTTCAAACCTCAGATTTTCAAAAATGAATTGGAGAAAAGCGATGAAGTATAA
- a CDS encoding pyruvate ferredoxin oxidoreductase — protein MKETLFLKNTEAFAESMIRCGIRCHFAYPITPATDVMKYTSRMLPEVGGRMVQMESELAVSNALAGYACAGKLGATSSSGPGMTLMQEAIGFMAAGELPCIMLDAMRVGPGDGDIIGAQSTYYQATRGGGHGDYRVIVLAPSCGQEIAELMPHGIKLALTYLTPVLFVVDGVTCQMTETTTFDEPYDYTADFDTSSWAYTGTADHPKRFLLTGSYTHEQGYEMNERMRRKYVEISENEQMWEQEKVDDAEVLVVAFGIHGRMCKDLVESFRAQGKRVGSIRPITLWPFPNKAFESIPASVKSILVVEMNHGQMVDDVRLAVNGRVPVHFLGKTGGDIPMCTLADMTREASRLLEGE, from the coding sequence ATGAAAGAAACACTGTTTTTGAAAAACACGGAAGCGTTCGCCGAAAGCATGATTCGCTGCGGGATACGCTGCCACTTTGCCTACCCGATTACCCCGGCTACGGACGTCATGAAGTATACGTCCAGAATGCTGCCTGAGGTAGGCGGACGCATGGTGCAGATGGAAAGTGAACTGGCCGTGTCGAATGCGTTGGCGGGCTATGCCTGTGCGGGCAAACTGGGTGCCACGTCCTCTTCAGGGCCCGGCATGACGTTGATGCAGGAAGCAATCGGTTTCATGGCAGCTGGCGAGCTGCCATGCATTATGCTCGACGCCATGCGCGTCGGTCCCGGTGACGGTGACATCATCGGTGCACAGAGCACCTATTACCAAGCGACACGCGGCGGAGGTCACGGCGATTACCGAGTTATCGTGCTTGCGCCTTCGTGTGGACAGGAAATTGCCGAGCTCATGCCCCACGGCATCAAGCTGGCCCTGACCTATCTCACCCCGGTTCTTTTCGTTGTCGACGGCGTCACTTGCCAGATGACCGAAACTACGACTTTCGACGAACCGTATGATTATACGGCAGATTTCGACACCTCCAGCTGGGCCTACACCGGCACGGCAGACCATCCCAAACGGTTCCTTCTCACCGGCAGTTACACGCATGAGCAGGGCTACGAGATGAACGAACGTATGCGCCGTAAGTATGTTGAAATCTCGGAAAACGAACAGATGTGGGAGCAGGAGAAAGTGGACGATGCAGAAGTGCTTGTAGTCGCTTTCGGCATCCACGGACGCATGTGCAAGGACCTGGTCGAATCCTTCCGGGCCCAGGGAAAGCGCGTAGGATCCATCCGTCCCATCACGCTCTGGCCTTTTCCGAACAAAGCCTTCGAGAGCATCCCCGCTTCGGTGAAGTCCATTTTGGTTGTGGAAATGAATCACGGCCAGATGGTTGACGATGTGCGTCTGGCAGTAAACGGGAGAGTGCCGGTGCATTTCTTGGGCAAGACCGGTGGAGACATCCCCATGTGTACCTTGGCGGATATGACCCGCGAAGCCAGCAGATTGCTTGAGGGAGAGTAG